A genome region from Bacteroidales bacterium includes the following:
- the pheT gene encoding phenylalanine--tRNA ligase subunit beta gives MKISYRWLKQYLDIDLPAEEVARMLTGCGLEVENLEMTETVKGGLKGVVIGEVKTCVRHPNSDHLSITTVDVGTPEILSIICGAPNVKAGQKVPVATIGTVLYQGDQSFEIKQTRIRGELSQGMICAEDELGLGTSHAGIMELHPDAPVGLPLKEYLNLKEKAVFEIGLTPNRTDAMSHIGVSRDLLAVLKSQNPAFKDLQLQIPSVEAFKPDNHTLAIEVVVEDPKACPRYSGVSVTGVLVGESPEWMKSLLMEAGIRPINNVVDVSNYVMLETGQPLHFFDADQITGHQIIVKKLPDKTPFVTLDEVERELSENDLMICSSKEGMCIAGVFGGMKSGVSDQTTRIFIESAHFDPRTVRKTSKYHGLQTDSSFRFERGVDPNGTLYALKRAALLLQELAGGRIASEIVDVYPDPIREKEVTVRYAFLDRLIGKQLPHDQIRRILQDTGMSILADHHDSLLLSVPTHKRDVTREADVIEEILRIYGYNNIEIPSEVNASVVHWEKPDRGRIREVISSLLTGVGFFEIMNNSLSNPDYYKQTGEFVPESFVEVINPLSRELKILRQTMLFGGLETISFNLNRKALDLKLFEFGRTYHQHPDQLSSTDVIQRYTETEHLALFLTGRQVPEHWHAGDERMDVYYLKAVVMNILHRLGVEPGKLNFRTGGPSLFAYSLTGTCQEGTVAEIGRVRGEIITNFSIRQDVLFADLNLDVIKGLLRSVGIEFNPLPRFPEVRRDLALLLPKEVQYSDIEKLAFQTDRRLLKKVRLFDVFEGEKIGEGKKSYAVSFFLLDEEKTLTDPEIDQVMKRLMTAFEHRFGAVIR, from the coding sequence ATGAAAATTTCGTACCGCTGGTTGAAACAATACCTGGACATTGATCTCCCTGCAGAAGAGGTTGCCCGGATGCTGACAGGTTGCGGATTGGAGGTTGAAAACCTGGAAATGACGGAAACAGTGAAGGGAGGCTTGAAAGGTGTTGTCATCGGGGAGGTGAAAACCTGCGTCAGGCATCCCAACTCCGATCATCTGAGCATCACTACCGTTGATGTTGGCACTCCGGAGATACTGTCCATCATTTGCGGCGCTCCCAACGTGAAAGCCGGTCAGAAAGTACCGGTAGCCACGATCGGGACCGTTTTGTACCAGGGAGATCAATCTTTTGAGATAAAGCAGACCAGGATCAGGGGAGAGCTCAGCCAGGGCATGATCTGCGCCGAGGATGAGCTTGGTCTGGGAACCTCGCACGCCGGAATCATGGAACTTCATCCGGATGCACCTGTAGGGCTTCCCCTGAAAGAATATTTAAACCTGAAGGAGAAAGCGGTCTTTGAAATCGGATTGACACCGAACCGGACCGATGCAATGTCGCACATTGGAGTGTCGAGGGATCTGCTGGCTGTACTGAAAAGCCAGAACCCGGCGTTCAAAGATCTCCAGCTCCAAATTCCCTCGGTGGAAGCCTTCAAACCCGATAACCACACCCTTGCGATTGAAGTCGTTGTGGAAGACCCGAAAGCCTGCCCCCGGTATTCGGGAGTAAGCGTGACGGGTGTGCTGGTGGGGGAATCCCCTGAATGGATGAAGTCGTTGCTGATGGAAGCCGGCATCCGGCCCATCAACAACGTGGTGGATGTCAGTAATTATGTCATGCTGGAAACAGGTCAGCCGCTTCATTTTTTTGATGCGGACCAAATCACGGGCCATCAGATCATTGTGAAAAAATTGCCTGATAAAACCCCTTTCGTTACACTGGATGAAGTCGAACGTGAACTTTCGGAAAATGACCTGATGATCTGCAGCAGCAAGGAAGGTATGTGTATTGCCGGGGTGTTCGGCGGAATGAAATCAGGCGTAAGCGACCAGACAACCCGGATTTTTATCGAAAGCGCTCACTTCGACCCGCGTACAGTCCGAAAAACATCAAAATATCACGGATTACAGACTGACTCTTCTTTCCGGTTTGAAAGAGGGGTTGACCCCAATGGAACCCTCTATGCACTGAAAAGAGCCGCTCTGTTGCTTCAGGAATTGGCCGGTGGACGGATCGCCTCGGAAATCGTGGATGTCTATCCGGATCCCATTCGGGAAAAAGAGGTTACAGTCAGGTACGCCTTCCTTGACCGGCTCATTGGAAAGCAACTCCCGCACGACCAGATTCGCAGGATTTTGCAGGACACCGGAATGAGCATCCTGGCAGATCATCACGATTCCCTGTTGCTCTCTGTCCCAACCCATAAACGTGATGTCACCCGGGAAGCGGATGTGATTGAAGAGATCCTTCGGATCTATGGTTATAATAATATTGAAATACCGTCAGAAGTCAATGCATCTGTTGTCCACTGGGAAAAACCCGACAGAGGCAGGATCCGGGAGGTCATCTCCTCCTTGCTGACCGGTGTGGGATTCTTTGAGATCATGAATAATTCGCTTTCCAATCCCGATTATTATAAACAAACCGGGGAATTTGTTCCTGAATCTTTTGTTGAGGTGATCAACCCTCTGAGCAGGGAATTGAAGATCCTGCGCCAAACCATGCTTTTCGGAGGCCTGGAAACGATCAGTTTCAATCTGAACCGGAAAGCATTGGATCTGAAATTGTTTGAATTTGGCAGAACGTACCATCAGCACCCTGACCAGCTTTCTTCAACGGATGTCATCCAACGCTATACAGAAACCGAACATCTTGCGCTCTTTCTCACCGGCAGGCAAGTGCCTGAACACTGGCATGCGGGCGATGAAAGGATGGATGTTTATTATTTGAAGGCAGTTGTCATGAACATCCTTCACCGACTGGGGGTCGAACCGGGTAAGCTCAACTTCCGCACGGGGGGGCCTTCCCTGTTTGCCTATTCCTTAACAGGTACCTGCCAGGAGGGTACGGTTGCTGAGATTGGCCGTGTGCGCGGGGAAATCATCACGAATTTCAGTATCAGGCAGGATGTGCTGTTTGCCGACCTGAACCTGGATGTCATCAAAGGACTGTTAAGAAGCGTGGGTATCGAATTTAATCCCCTGCCACGGTTTCCTGAGGTCCGGCGCGATCTGGCTCTTTTGTTGCCGAAGGAGGTTCAATACAGCGACATCGAAAAACTGGCTTTTCAAACAGACCGGCGGTTGTTGAAAAAAGTAAGGCTGTTTGATGTCTTTGAAGGTGAAAAGATCGGTGAAGGAAAGAAATCATACGCGGTATCCTTCTTTTTGCTGGATGAAGAAAAGACCCTGACGGATCCGGAGATCGATCAGGTAATGAAGCGGTTGATGACAGCTTTTGAACACAGGTTTGGGGCAGTCATCCGGTAA